One stretch of Cyclopterus lumpus isolate fCycLum1 chromosome 10, fCycLum1.pri, whole genome shotgun sequence DNA includes these proteins:
- the gabra4 gene encoding gamma-aminobutyric acid receptor subunit alpha-4, with protein MVSAQKKKETATAMWPASIRTLLYFLCLATCVKKISGQTKKDERIYPENFTRILDRLLDGYDNRLRPGFGGPVTEVKTDIYVTSFGPVSDVEMEYTMDVFFRQTWVDRRLMYEGPIEILRLNNLMVTKVWTPDTFFRNGKKSVAHNMTAPNKLFRIMKNGTILYTMRLTISAQCPMKLVNFPMDGHACPLKFGSYAYPKTEIIYTWTKGPQHSVEVPPESSSLVQYDLIGQTVSSETIKSITGEYVVMTVYFHLKRKMGYFMIQTYIPCIMTVILSQVSFWINKESVPARTVFGITTVLTMTTLSISARHSLPKVSYATAMDWFIAVCFAFVFSALIEFAAVNYFTNAQMERAKKKPAKCPPVPQTTPVKVKDTGEVLQQIPDSNGNLRKRMNYISHQEASSHQRAMSTTNISGVGRARVLRPLAGGVNGSSTPLSRSSPKSESLLSVASSSDQLVKSVPQAAASTPDVMAATPCKQNASSSSLQHLLGPKLERIQMMGNKLELKQTPCSQPTTAGMGGTSKIDKYARILFPVSFGAFNMVYWVVYLSKDTMVATGG; from the exons ATGGTTTCTgcccagaagaagaaggagacggCGACAGCGATGTGGCCCGCGTCTATTCGGACCCTCCTCTACTTTTTGTGTTTGGCGACTTG tGTGAAGAAAATCTCTGGACAGACAAAAAAGGATGAACGGATCTATCCGGAGAATTTTACTCGCATTCTGGACCGACTTCTGGACGGCTATGACAACAGGCTGCGACCGGGATTCGGGG GACCTGTGACGGAGGTCAAGACGGACATTTATGTGACCAGTTTTGGGCCGGTCTCAGATGTTGAAATG GAGTACACAATGGACGTGTTCTTTCGGCAGACGTGGGTGGACCGGAGACTGATGTACGAGGGACCCATAGAGATTCTGCGGCTGAACAACCTGATGGTGACCAAAGTGTGGACGCCGGACACCTTCTTCAGGAACGGCAAGAAGTCTGTGGCTCACAACATGACGGCCCCCAACAAGCTGTTCCGCATCATGAAGAATGGCACCATCCTGTACACCATGAG GTTGACCATCAGTGCCCAGTGTCCCATGAAGCTTGTGAACTTCCCCATGGATGGACATGCGTGCCCCCTCAAGTTTGGAAGCT ATGCCTATCCAAAAACAGAGATCATTTACACGTGGACCAAAGGGCCTCAGCATTCAGTGGAGGTCCCTCCTGAGTCCTCCAGCCTCGTTCAGTATGATCTCATCGGACAGACGGTCTCCAGCGAAACGATCAAATCCATCACAG GTGAATATGTGGTGATGACGGTCTACTTTCACTTGAAACGTAAAATGGGCTACTTCATGATTCAGACGTATATCCCCTGCATAATGACAGTCATCCTCTCCCAAGTGTCCTTCTGGATAAATAAGGAATCGGTCCCGGCACGCACAGTCTTCG GCATCACCACCGTCCTCACCATGACAACACTCAGTATCAGCGCCCGCCACTCCCTTCCCAAGGTCTCCTACGCCACCGCCATGGACTGGTTCATCGCCGTCTGCTTCGCCTTCGTCTTCTCCGCCCTCATCGAGTTTGCCGCCGTGAACTACTTCACCAACGCGCAGATGGAGCGCGCCAAGAAGAAGCCGGCCAAGTGTCCCCCGGTGCCCCAAACCACGCCTGTCAAGGTCAAGGACACGGGGGAAGTGCTGCAG CAGATTCCCGACAGCAACGGCAACTTGAGAAAGCGGATGAATTATATCTCCCACCAAGAGGCCAGCAGTCACCAGAGAGCCATGTCCACCACCAACATTTCGGGGGTTGGCCGAGCGAGAGTGCTGCGACCTTTGGCCGGCGGGGTCAACGGCAGCTCCACCCCCCTCTCGCGCTCCAGCCCCAAGTCCGAGAGCTTGCTCAGCGTGGCCTCCTCCTCGGACCAGCTGGTGAAGAGCGTGCCGCAGGCTGCGGCGTCCACGCCGGACGTGATGGCGGCGACGCCATGCAAGCAGAACGCCAGCTCCTCGTCCCTGCAGCATCTGCTGGGGCCCAAGCTGGAGCGCATCCAGATGATGGGGAACAAGCTGGAGCTGAAGCAGACGCCGTGCTCCCAGCCCACTACCGCCGGCATGGGAGGAACCAGCAAAATTGACAAGTACGCTCGGATCCTGTTCCCCGTGTCCTTCGGGGCGTTTAACATGGTCTACTGGGTGGTTTACCTATCAAAGGACACGATGGTGGCTACAGGTGGCTAG